In Thiobacter sp. AK1, a genomic segment contains:
- a CDS encoding ABC transporter ATP-binding protein, whose amino-acid sequence MTAAISIEGVCKTYAGRAVLREVTLQVPAATTWGLVGANGAGKTTLIKCLLDFCALDAGRISLLGRPHRTVEARRVIAHLPENFLPPHYLTGREFVRYLQTLRGIPYSEADTQAACAALDLDSQALDRPARTYSKGMTRKLGLVACLVSGAQLFVLDEPMSGLDPKARALLKDALGRLAADGRTVFMSTHALADVEELCNAMAILHEGTLRFTGTPAACRAQFGAATLEAAYLATIA is encoded by the coding sequence ATGACTGCCGCGATTTCCATCGAAGGCGTGTGCAAGACCTATGCCGGCCGAGCCGTGCTACGTGAGGTGACGCTGCAAGTGCCGGCCGCTACCACCTGGGGCCTGGTGGGCGCGAATGGCGCCGGCAAGACCACGCTCATCAAATGCCTGCTGGATTTCTGCGCCCTCGACGCCGGTCGCATCAGCCTACTGGGACGGCCCCATAGGACAGTGGAAGCGCGCCGCGTCATCGCCCATCTTCCGGAAAACTTTCTGCCGCCCCACTACCTCACCGGGCGCGAATTCGTGCGCTATCTGCAAACGCTGCGTGGAATCCCCTATAGCGAGGCAGACACACAGGCTGCCTGCGCGGCGCTCGATCTCGATTCCCAAGCCTTGGACCGCCCAGCGCGTACCTATTCCAAAGGCATGACACGCAAGTTGGGGCTGGTGGCCTGCCTGGTGAGCGGGGCGCAGTTGTTTGTCCTGGACGAGCCCATGAGCGGCCTGGACCCCAAGGCGCGTGCCCTGCTCAAGGACGCGCTTGGCCGCTTGGCGGCGGACGGCCGAACCGTGTTCATGAGTACCCACGCCCTGGCCGACGTGGAAGAGCTGTGCAATGCCATGGCCATCCTGCACGAAGGCACGCTGCGCTTCACCGGCACGCCGGCGGCTTGCCGCGCCCAGTTTGGTGCCGCCACCTTGGAGGCCGCCTATCTCGCCACCATCGCCTGA
- a CDS encoding AAA family ATPase — protein sequence MYLEFFGLSKPPFRITPNTEFFFPGGNRGAILDALIYAIRHGEGIVKVVGEVGSGKTMLCRMLEDSLPETVETVYLANPSVQPGEILHAIAFELHLSLAPDAPRLQAMQALYDYLLQRHAEGRQVVLFVEEAQAMPLATLEEIRLLSNLETQHHKLLQIVLFGQPELDELLTDPAIRQLRERIVHSFHLDPLNATDTRAYLNFRMRQAGYKGPDVFGPAAVREIQRASLGLTRRINIIADKALLVAYTERTHEVNARHVLAAAKDSEFIDFAHPSRRRLWAGGVALVLLGAVAGFGAGRLLPAAAPPAPMATLARAPLAAPSASSPATPKTTIPPGLAAARLTATEAWLAKAPADTLSIHVQLISGTDLNKLELYLEELAKLVEIEKVFVYRTQAGGKPAVSVLYGSFPDPAAAKQAMSRLPAALRAQRPYLRSVRGVREEIRKTRESHEAG from the coding sequence GTGTACCTGGAGTTTTTCGGTCTTTCGAAGCCACCCTTCCGCATCACCCCCAATACGGAATTCTTCTTCCCGGGGGGCAACCGGGGTGCCATCCTCGATGCGCTGATCTACGCTATCCGCCATGGCGAGGGCATCGTCAAGGTGGTGGGCGAAGTGGGCAGCGGCAAGACCATGCTCTGCCGCATGCTGGAGGATAGCCTGCCGGAGACGGTGGAGACGGTTTATCTCGCCAATCCCAGCGTGCAGCCCGGCGAGATCCTGCACGCCATCGCCTTCGAGCTGCACCTGTCCTTGGCGCCGGACGCGCCACGACTGCAAGCGATGCAGGCTCTCTACGACTACCTACTGCAGCGCCACGCCGAGGGCCGACAGGTGGTGTTGTTCGTGGAGGAAGCCCAGGCCATGCCGCTGGCCACGTTGGAGGAGATCCGGCTGCTGTCCAATCTGGAAACCCAGCACCACAAGCTGCTGCAAATCGTGTTGTTCGGCCAGCCGGAGCTGGACGAGCTGCTGACCGACCCCGCGATCCGCCAGCTGCGGGAACGCATCGTCCACAGCTTCCATCTCGATCCCCTCAATGCCACCGACACCCGCGCCTATCTCAATTTCCGCATGCGCCAGGCGGGTTACAAGGGGCCGGACGTGTTCGGCCCCGCGGCGGTGCGGGAAATCCAGCGTGCCTCCCTAGGACTGACCCGGCGCATCAATATCATCGCCGACAAGGCGCTGTTGGTCGCCTACACCGAGCGTACCCACGAGGTCAATGCGCGCCATGTGCTGGCTGCAGCCAAGGATTCCGAGTTCATCGATTTCGCTCATCCCAGTCGTCGGCGCCTGTGGGCAGGCGGGGTGGCGCTAGTTCTCCTCGGTGCGGTGGCGGGTTTCGGGGCGGGGCGCCTTTTGCCGGCTGCAGCACCGCCGGCGCCTATGGCCACCCTCGCCAGGGCGCCCCTGGCGGCACCGAGCGCTTCCTCTCCCGCAACGCCCAAGACCACGATTCCGCCTGGCCTTGCCGCGGCGCGCTTGACCGCCACCGAAGCATGGCTGGCCAAGGCGCCCGCCGATACCCTCAGCATCCATGTCCAACTCATTTCCGGCACGGACCTGAACAAGCTCGAGCTCTACTTGGAGGAGCTCGCCAAACTCGTTGAAATAGAGAAGGTTTTTGTGTACCGTACCCAAGCGGGTGGCAAACCCGCCGTCAGCGTGCTCTACGGCAGCTTCCCCGACCCGGCCGCCGCCAAGCAAGCCATGTCCCGCTTGCCCGCCGCGCTGCGTGCGCAGCGGCCTTATCTGCGCAGCGTCCGCGGCGTGCGCGAGGAAATCCGCAAGACCCGCGAGAGCCACGAAGCGGGATAG
- a CDS encoding GspE/PulE family protein, with protein MSEQRRKLRLGDLLLQQGLITQDQLRIALKEQEKSQLPLGRQLVALGFVTEAVIRDTVAHTIGQESVDLATVVADLEALKLVPEEFARRHNLLPLAFDADKRLLVVAVGDIFNVMALDQLRALVGPQVEIKPLLAGLAQLSEYIDLFYGYELSVDGILREIETGEVDYASLLTASGEMEYTQPVVRLVGSLLADAVKRGASDIHFEPEFAFLRIRYRIDGVLEQIRSLHKTYWPSIAVRLKVMSGINIAETRAAQDGRFSLNLNGRPIDFRVSTQPTIWGENIVLRILDRERSIIPLEAMGLPPATLATLQRMMARPEGILIVTGPTGSGKTTTLYSLLAHINDETINIMTLEDPVEYPVTLMRQTSVNETVKMDFVNGIRSIMRQDPDVILVGEVRDRETAEMAFRAAMTGHQVFTTLHTNSALGAFPRLMDIGISPEIMAGNIIGVIAQRLVRLLCPHCKAPYAPTQEECALLGEAAKDSVIYGPVGCPHCRYKGYKGRMALMELLYMDNELDELVAMRAPLHELRAAALGKGFRPLAEDGIRRVLEGKTSLNEVARVVDLTGRLR; from the coding sequence GTGTCCGAACAACGCCGCAAGCTCCGTCTCGGTGACCTGCTATTGCAGCAGGGCCTAATCACCCAGGACCAACTGCGCATCGCTCTCAAGGAGCAGGAAAAAAGCCAATTGCCCCTGGGCCGGCAACTGGTGGCGTTGGGCTTTGTCACCGAAGCGGTGATCCGGGACACCGTGGCCCACACCATCGGCCAGGAGAGCGTGGATCTCGCCACCGTGGTGGCCGATCTGGAGGCCCTCAAGCTGGTGCCGGAAGAATTCGCGCGCCGGCACAACCTGCTGCCGCTGGCCTTCGATGCCGACAAGCGCCTGCTGGTGGTGGCGGTAGGCGACATCTTCAACGTCATGGCCCTGGACCAGCTGCGCGCCCTGGTGGGGCCGCAGGTGGAGATCAAGCCCCTCTTGGCGGGGCTTGCCCAGCTTTCGGAATACATCGACCTGTTCTATGGCTATGAGCTCTCGGTGGATGGCATCCTGCGCGAAATCGAGACCGGCGAGGTGGACTATGCCAGCCTGCTCACCGCCAGCGGAGAGATGGAATACACCCAGCCGGTGGTGCGCCTGGTGGGCAGCTTGCTGGCAGATGCTGTCAAGCGTGGAGCCTCCGACATCCACTTCGAGCCGGAATTCGCCTTCCTGCGCATTCGCTACCGCATCGACGGCGTGCTGGAACAGATCCGAAGCCTGCACAAGACCTATTGGCCGTCCATCGCAGTGCGGCTCAAGGTGATGAGCGGCATCAACATTGCCGAGACCCGCGCCGCCCAAGATGGGCGCTTCTCTCTCAACCTCAATGGCCGGCCCATCGATTTCCGCGTCTCCACCCAGCCCACCATCTGGGGTGAGAACATCGTGTTGCGCATCCTGGACCGCGAGCGGTCCATCATCCCGCTGGAAGCCATGGGCTTGCCGCCTGCCACGCTGGCAACCCTGCAGCGCATGATGGCGCGGCCCGAGGGCATTCTCATCGTCACCGGCCCTACCGGCTCCGGCAAGACCACCACGCTCTATTCCCTGCTCGCCCATATCAACGACGAGACCATCAACATCATGACGCTCGAGGACCCGGTGGAATATCCAGTCACCCTCATGCGCCAGACCTCGGTCAACGAAACAGTGAAGATGGACTTCGTCAACGGCATCCGTTCCATCATGCGCCAGGACCCGGACGTGATTCTGGTGGGGGAGGTGCGCGACCGGGAGACGGCAGAAATGGCCTTCCGCGCCGCCATGACCGGGCATCAGGTGTTCACCACCCTGCACACCAACTCTGCCCTGGGCGCTTTTCCGCGGCTCATGGACATTGGCATCTCACCGGAGATCATGGCCGGCAACATCATCGGTGTCATCGCCCAGCGCTTGGTGCGCCTGCTCTGCCCCCACTGCAAGGCGCCGTACGCCCCCACCCAGGAGGAATGCGCGCTGTTGGGTGAGGCAGCGAAGGACAGCGTGATCTATGGACCGGTGGGCTGCCCCCACTGCCGTTACAAGGGCTACAAGGGGCGCATGGCGCTCATGGAATTGTTGTACATGGACAACGAGCTGGATGAGCTAGTGGCCATGCGCGCCCCCCTGCATGAGCTGCGCGCCGCAGCGCTTGGCAAGGGCTTCCGGCCGCTGGCCGAGGACGGCATCCGCCGCGTGCTGGAAGGCAAGACCAGCCTGAACGAAGTGGCGCGCGTGGTGGACCTCACCGGCCGCCTACGCTAG
- a CDS encoding DUF72 domain-containing protein, with product MTQSAMHFCALGAMGWEHGHWLGAFYPEDLPTEWRLSYYATQFDCVFLTHALWAHTAPETLSSWAAETLERFRFLLEHPPGPFSPEDQARLAALGERGVALGPERHAWIIWFDANADLKLLAQRIQEKGQQAYAQGQRLYIISLDADLARIEAVRTLLEVLGY from the coding sequence ATGACGCAATCTGCCATGCACTTCTGTGCCCTGGGGGCCATGGGTTGGGAGCACGGGCATTGGCTGGGCGCCTTCTATCCGGAAGACCTCCCGACGGAATGGCGTTTGTCCTACTACGCCACCCAGTTCGACTGTGTGTTCCTGACCCATGCCCTGTGGGCGCACACCGCGCCGGAGACGCTTTCGTCTTGGGCCGCGGAGACCCTGGAGCGTTTCCGCTTCCTGCTGGAGCATCCGCCGGGGCCGTTCTCCCCGGAAGACCAGGCCCGGCTTGCCGCCCTGGGAGAACGGGGTGTGGCGCTGGGACCGGAGCGCCATGCCTGGATCATCTGGTTCGATGCCAACGCCGATCTCAAGCTGCTCGCGCAACGCATCCAGGAAAAAGGGCAGCAAGCCTACGCCCAGGGGCAGCGACTCTATATCATTTCCCTGGATGCCGACCTTGCGCGCATCGAGGCGGTGCGGACCCTGCTGGAAGTGCTCGGTTACTGA
- a CDS encoding sigma-54-dependent transcriptional regulator, giving the protein MATPQNEKPVLLIVDDDPLISETLSFVLAKRFRVLTADSRARAQLLLQELNAPPELALVDLGLPPLTHLPDEGFHLISELLAYSPDIKILVLSGQNDEVNARHARTLGAIDFIAKPCDPGTLIGHLERALQARRAEVAAQAQAEGDATCGLVGASPPVAKLRQQIAQFADSPFPVLIEGESGSGKELVAACLHRLSSRRRKAFLALNCAAISPTLVEPTLFGYSKGAFTGAQNARSGYFEDASDGTLFLDEIGELPFELQAKLLRVLENGEFQRVGETQTRHSNARIIAATNRDLRAEIRAGRFRADLYHRLSVFTIAVPPLRELAEDKLALLDHFRAFYARQAHVAPFELDQQATERWMSYHFPGNVRELRNIVIRLTTKYAGQNVTAQQLEDELDTQVYAASPLELLTSAEAVTEMARKHLQSQANFNLDQMLKQWERSYVEAALKLTHGNLSQAAKLLGVNRTTLYSRMQSYENAARE; this is encoded by the coding sequence GTGGCAACACCGCAGAATGAGAAGCCCGTTCTCCTCATCGTCGATGACGATCCTCTCATCAGCGAAACCCTGAGTTTCGTGCTCGCCAAGCGGTTTCGGGTGCTGACCGCAGATTCCCGCGCCCGGGCCCAGCTGCTCTTGCAGGAGCTAAACGCGCCGCCCGAGCTGGCGCTGGTGGACCTGGGCCTGCCGCCGCTCACCCATCTGCCGGATGAGGGGTTCCATCTCATATCGGAACTGCTGGCCTATTCGCCCGACATCAAGATCCTGGTTCTGTCCGGCCAGAACGACGAGGTCAACGCGCGCCATGCGCGCACGCTGGGCGCCATCGATTTCATCGCCAAGCCCTGCGATCCCGGGACCCTGATCGGTCATCTGGAACGGGCGCTGCAAGCGCGGCGCGCGGAGGTGGCAGCCCAGGCCCAGGCCGAGGGCGATGCCACCTGCGGCCTGGTGGGCGCAAGCCCCCCGGTGGCCAAGCTGCGCCAGCAAATCGCCCAGTTCGCGGACTCGCCCTTTCCGGTATTGATCGAGGGCGAATCCGGGAGTGGCAAGGAACTGGTGGCGGCCTGCCTACATCGGCTCTCCAGCCGCCGGCGCAAGGCCTTCCTCGCCCTCAACTGCGCAGCGATCTCGCCCACCCTGGTCGAACCCACCCTGTTTGGCTACAGCAAGGGCGCCTTCACCGGCGCGCAGAATGCCCGTTCCGGCTATTTCGAGGATGCCAGCGACGGCACCCTGTTTTTGGACGAGATCGGCGAACTACCCTTCGAGCTGCAGGCTAAACTCTTGCGCGTGCTGGAAAACGGCGAATTCCAGCGGGTAGGCGAGACCCAGACCCGTCACTCCAACGCACGCATCATCGCCGCCACCAACCGCGATCTGCGCGCCGAGATTCGCGCCGGCCGCTTCCGCGCCGACCTCTACCACCGCCTGTCCGTCTTCACCATTGCCGTGCCGCCGCTCAGAGAACTCGCCGAGGACAAGCTCGCCCTGCTCGACCACTTCCGTGCCTTCTACGCGCGCCAGGCCCATGTGGCGCCCTTCGAACTGGACCAACAGGCCACGGAACGCTGGATGAGCTACCACTTTCCCGGCAACGTGCGTGAGCTGCGCAACATCGTCATCCGGCTCACCACCAAGTATGCGGGGCAGAATGTGACCGCCCAACAACTGGAGGACGAGCTCGATACCCAGGTCTATGCCGCGAGCCCCCTGGAGCTTCTCACCAGCGCGGAAGCGGTGACGGAAATGGCGCGCAAGCATTTGCAAAGCCAGGCCAATTTCAATCTCGACCAAATGCTCAAGCAATGGGAGAGAAGCTACGTGGAAGCAGCCCTGAAACTCACCCATGGCAATCTGAGCCAGGCAGCCAAGCTGCTCGGGGTGAACCGCACCACGCTCTACAGCCGCATGCAGTCCTACGAGAACGCGGCTCGCGAGTAG
- a CDS encoding NAD-dependent epimerase/dehydratase family protein, whose product MRVCVTGAASHLAHALLPALCARPEVETVIGLDLRPTGFVHPKLTHYIADLRAPHHHWLAGCDALVHLAFVVLRGHMPAHTMRAINVEATQRLFETAARMGIARLVHLSSAAVYGHGENLTEDAPLSPLPGFLYAAHKAMLEAWFEDCLPQAVRLRPHAILGPCCQPLLRTLLRLPLGVALAKSSPRLQCVHEQDVVAAILAVLFAPGDVRGPYNLAAPGYFTLDDLGRRLRLPPPVARGLLYTAWRLTGFGGEPDWVAGLSHSLTLDCSRARLQLAWQPRHDVRATLAAIMAP is encoded by the coding sequence ATGCGGGTGTGTGTCACGGGTGCTGCTTCCCATCTCGCGCACGCGCTGCTGCCCGCCCTCTGCGCGCGACCCGAGGTGGAAACGGTGATCGGCTTGGATCTGCGCCCCACCGGCTTTGTCCACCCCAAGCTCACGCACTACATCGCCGACCTGCGCGCGCCCCACCACCACTGGCTCGCCGGCTGCGACGCGCTCGTGCACCTGGCCTTCGTCGTGCTGCGCGGACACATGCCGGCCCACACCATGCGCGCGATCAATGTGGAAGCTACCCAGCGCCTGTTCGAAACCGCGGCCCGGATGGGCATCGCACGCCTTGTGCACCTATCCAGCGCGGCCGTCTATGGCCACGGCGAGAATCTGACGGAAGACGCCCCGCTCTCACCCCTGCCGGGTTTCCTTTATGCGGCCCACAAGGCGATGCTGGAGGCCTGGTTCGAGGACTGCCTGCCCCAGGCCGTGCGCTTGCGCCCCCACGCCATCCTAGGCCCATGCTGTCAGCCCTTGTTGCGCACGCTGTTGCGGCTGCCGCTGGGGGTGGCGCTAGCCAAGAGCAGCCCACGTCTGCAGTGCGTGCACGAGCAAGACGTGGTGGCCGCCATCCTCGCCGTCCTGTTCGCGCCGGGCGACGTCCGTGGTCCCTACAACCTGGCCGCGCCGGGCTATTTCACGCTCGACGATCTGGGCCGCCGCCTACGCTTGCCCCCGCCCGTCGCGCGCGGGTTGCTCTACACCGCCTGGCGTTTGACCGGCTTCGGCGGCGAACCCGACTGGGTCGCGGGGCTTAGCCACTCGCTCACCCTCGACTGCAGCCGGGCGCGGTTGCAGCTTGCTTGGCAGCCACGCCATGACGTGCGCGCCACCCTCGCTGCTATCATGGCCCCATGA
- a CDS encoding tetratricopeptide repeat protein, translating into MKALKSVERAPSAPDWALEPMMGDEAPPRSAQAAADLIRAHGEESGNRRLVALLVLLIAVVVGLAAYFYVAVYMPWLFLPKPPAPSAPPAAPPTPSPASPAPQPNAPAPERVPPLEVMVKPTPRASPAVSQEQAAPLQPPSAVGQPLIRPSTQGNVAEPSSDLAQAYALLEAGREAEAEAAYLKLQARHPDNPDVLLALAVIAQNRNENEQAARLYSRVLEKDPRNGYAQAALVALIGRGEPARAEARLRALIAERPAAYLHYALGNLLAAQGRWHEAQQAYFEAQRLEPEVADYAFNLAVSLEHLGEARLAAEYYRRALRLAQQQGSAHFDPATTQAHLRQLSP; encoded by the coding sequence ATGAAGGCATTGAAGAGTGTGGAGCGAGCGCCCAGCGCGCCAGACTGGGCACTCGAGCCCATGATGGGCGATGAGGCACCACCCCGCTCCGCCCAGGCGGCGGCGGACCTGATCCGCGCCCATGGAGAAGAAAGCGGCAATCGGCGTCTGGTCGCGCTCCTCGTCCTGCTGATCGCGGTGGTGGTGGGTCTGGCTGCCTATTTCTACGTGGCGGTTTACATGCCCTGGCTGTTTTTGCCCAAACCGCCCGCGCCGTCCGCGCCTCCTGCGGCGCCCCCCACCCCTTCCCCAGCATCGCCGGCGCCGCAGCCCAATGCCCCCGCGCCGGAACGCGTGCCGCCCCTGGAGGTCATGGTGAAGCCGACACCCCGCGCCTCACCCGCCGTCAGCCAGGAGCAAGCGGCCCCGCTGCAGCCGCCCAGCGCCGTAGGCCAGCCACTGATCAGACCCTCGACCCAAGGCAACGTAGCCGAGCCGTCGTCGGACCTGGCCCAGGCCTACGCCCTCTTGGAAGCGGGGCGCGAGGCCGAGGCGGAGGCGGCCTACCTGAAACTGCAAGCGCGCCATCCCGACAACCCGGACGTGCTGCTCGCGCTCGCCGTGATCGCGCAGAATCGCAACGAGAACGAACAGGCCGCGCGCTTGTATTCCCGCGTGCTGGAAAAGGATCCCCGCAACGGCTACGCCCAAGCGGCCCTGGTGGCGCTCATCGGCCGCGGGGAACCCGCGCGAGCGGAGGCCCGCCTGCGCGCGCTGATCGCCGAGCGGCCCGCCGCCTATCTCCATTATGCGCTGGGTAATCTGCTCGCCGCCCAGGGACGCTGGCACGAGGCGCAGCAGGCCTATTTCGAGGCACAGCGGCTGGAACCCGAGGTGGCGGATTACGCCTTCAATCTCGCGGTGAGCCTGGAACATCTTGGCGAGGCACGTTTGGCGGCGGAATACTACCGGCGCGCCCTGCGCCTCGCGCAGCAGCAGGGCAGCGCCCATTTCGACCCCGCAACGACGCAGGCGCACCTGCGTCAACTCAGCCCGTGA
- a CDS encoding type II secretion system protein GspD, whose product MRRPGILPLTGLCLLLIGGCANEVRIPLSQGHIAPPAPAMREIPAPVTAAPRLPPPKPAVKAPTYSVVVTEVPVKELLFALARDTGLNIDVHPNIQGIVTLNAINETLPAILDRIAQQVNIRWKLEGRTLIVTPDTPYLKTYRVDYVNIQRKTSSTIGVSAQVATTGSGTAVAQQSTGSNSSTTTVTSTSSNEFWEVLAANIRDILRSTRAQTLSAEERNARVEALRAAREERLQQASAVARAGQAAPTLFKEVFGQGAQAALEERKDDVIVNPVGGTVMVMATEAQHRLVQQYLDGVQAAANRQVLIEATIVEVVLKDEFSAGIDWQRALTAAAGTGFFFGTNANLVTSAPFFTLTYNNANRDFTAAVKLLESFGEARVLSSPKLMVLNNQTSMLKVVDNLVYFSLEVQQGTQTAGGIIVQPTFTTTAHTVPVGVVMAVTPQINPDGRVTLVVRPTITRKAGDAADPNPELKKVGVTNTVPVIQVREMESVLQVASGETVVLGGLMQDDSARNRDGLPGLTDNPVTNFLTGRRERKARQTELVVFLRPTVVTHPSLSSDELSFYRRWLPTPAPTSPSSP is encoded by the coding sequence GTGAGGCGTCCTGGCATCCTTCCCCTGACCGGCTTGTGCCTGCTGCTCATCGGGGGCTGCGCCAACGAAGTGCGCATCCCACTCTCGCAAGGGCACATCGCGCCGCCTGCGCCCGCGATGCGCGAGATTCCCGCACCAGTGACCGCTGCGCCGCGCCTGCCGCCGCCCAAGCCAGCGGTGAAAGCACCCACCTACAGCGTGGTGGTCACGGAAGTGCCGGTGAAAGAACTCCTTTTCGCCCTGGCGCGGGATACTGGGCTCAACATCGACGTGCATCCCAACATCCAAGGGATCGTGACCCTCAATGCCATCAACGAGACCTTGCCCGCCATCCTCGATCGCATCGCCCAGCAGGTGAACATCCGCTGGAAGCTGGAGGGACGCACCCTGATCGTCACGCCCGATACGCCCTACCTCAAGACCTATCGCGTTGATTACGTGAATATTCAGCGCAAGACCAGCTCCACCATCGGCGTCTCGGCGCAAGTGGCCACTACCGGCAGTGGCACGGCTGTGGCGCAGCAAAGCACCGGCAGCAACAGCTCCACCACCACCGTCACCAGCACCTCCAGCAATGAGTTCTGGGAGGTGCTCGCCGCCAACATCCGCGACATCCTGCGCAGCACGCGCGCCCAAACCCTGTCGGCGGAGGAGCGCAACGCGCGCGTGGAGGCCCTGCGCGCCGCGCGTGAAGAGCGCCTCCAGCAGGCGAGCGCGGTGGCCCGCGCCGGACAGGCCGCGCCCACCCTGTTCAAGGAGGTGTTCGGTCAGGGTGCCCAAGCCGCTCTCGAAGAACGGAAGGACGATGTGATCGTCAATCCCGTGGGTGGCACCGTGATGGTGATGGCCACCGAGGCGCAGCACAGGCTGGTGCAGCAGTATCTGGATGGCGTGCAGGCGGCGGCCAACCGCCAGGTGCTGATCGAGGCCACCATCGTCGAGGTGGTCCTCAAGGACGAATTTTCTGCTGGCATCGACTGGCAGCGGGCATTGACCGCCGCCGCGGGCACGGGATTCTTCTTCGGCACCAATGCCAACCTGGTCACCAGCGCGCCCTTCTTCACCCTCACCTACAACAACGCCAACCGCGACTTTACCGCCGCCGTGAAGCTTCTCGAATCCTTCGGCGAGGCGCGGGTGCTGTCGAGCCCAAAGCTCATGGTACTCAACAACCAGACCTCCATGCTCAAGGTGGTGGACAATTTGGTGTATTTCTCACTGGAGGTGCAGCAGGGCACGCAGACGGCGGGCGGCATCATCGTCCAACCCACCTTCACCACCACCGCCCATACGGTGCCGGTGGGTGTGGTCATGGCAGTCACCCCCCAGATCAACCCCGACGGCCGAGTGACCTTGGTGGTGCGTCCCACCATCACGCGCAAGGCGGGCGATGCAGCCGACCCCAATCCCGAGCTCAAGAAGGTGGGCGTGACCAACACCGTGCCGGTGATTCAGGTGCGGGAAATGGAATCCGTGCTGCAAGTGGCCAGCGGCGAAACCGTGGTGCTGGGCGGCCTGATGCAGGATGACAGCGCCCGAAATCGCGATGGCCTGCCAGGTCTGACGGACAACCCGGTCACCAACTTCCTCACCGGCCGCCGCGAGCGCAAGGCGAGGCAGACGGAGCTGGTGGTGTTTTTGCGTCCGACCGTGGTGACGCATCCCTCGCTATCGAGTGATGAACTCTCCTTCTATCGTCGCTGGCTACCCACGCCCGCGCCAACCTCCCCATCCTCGCCATGA
- a CDS encoding LLM class flavin-dependent oxidoreductase yields the protein MHFDLFHELAMPPALGRSEAQAVDDWLQELMLADNLGFRCAWLVEHHFTRHYSHSSAPDLLLAAAAMRTRRLRLGLGVIPLPHHHPVRVAERVATLDVLSHGRLEVGIGRGFAPQEYRVFGAPMEESRARTEAGLAVLRASFARGPVTLADGTQVDILPKPLQAAPPLWAAAVSPESFHWAAGQQLNLLAGPFKPWFMTRADIAAYRAAWQGDEPPAIGMTLGVFCLPDGRRARRLAAPAFEWFYGELLRVTLPVLERLYPSYEHFRELGRFRHLLRLGVDLAVLRRFGMAVVGSPAECIDRLSSLAEAGVTHVLCAVGAGAMPTELTRESLQVLASEVIPALQRDD from the coding sequence ATGCACTTCGATCTCTTCCACGAACTGGCCATGCCACCCGCCCTCGGCCGCAGCGAGGCGCAGGCCGTGGACGACTGGCTACAGGAACTTATGCTGGCCGATAACCTAGGCTTTCGCTGCGCCTGGCTGGTGGAACACCACTTCACACGCCATTATTCCCACAGCTCCGCCCCCGACTTGCTGCTTGCTGCGGCGGCCATGCGCACCCGCCGGCTGCGCCTGGGGCTAGGGGTGATTCCCTTGCCCCACCACCATCCCGTGCGGGTGGCGGAACGGGTGGCCACGCTGGACGTGCTCTCCCACGGCCGGCTCGAAGTAGGCATCGGCCGGGGCTTCGCCCCCCAGGAGTACCGGGTGTTCGGCGCGCCCATGGAGGAAAGCCGTGCCCGTACCGAGGCTGGGCTCGCGGTGCTACGGGCGAGTTTCGCGCGGGGACCGGTAACCCTCGCCGACGGCACCCAGGTGGACATCCTACCCAAGCCCCTGCAGGCCGCGCCGCCCCTGTGGGCCGCGGCGGTGAGTCCCGAGAGTTTCCACTGGGCGGCAGGTCAGCAGCTCAATCTGCTGGCCGGCCCCTTCAAGCCCTGGTTCATGACCCGCGCCGACATCGCAGCCTACCGCGCCGCCTGGCAGGGTGATGAGCCACCCGCCATCGGCATGACGCTGGGCGTGTTCTGCCTACCAGACGGACGCCGCGCGCGCCGACTGGCGGCACCGGCCTTCGAGTGGTTCTATGGGGAACTCCTGCGCGTGACCCTGCCCGTGTTGGAACGGCTCTATCCCAGCTATGAACACTTCCGCGAACTGGGCCGTTTCCGACACCTGCTGCGCCTGGGCGTCGATCTCGCGGTGTTGCGCCGCTTCGGCATGGCGGTGGTCGGTTCCCCCGCGGAGTGTATCGACCGGCTCTCATCGCTGGCCGAGGCAGGGGTCACGCACGTGCTGTGCGCGGTAGGCGCGGGCGCCATGCCCACGGAGCTTACGCGCGAGTCCCTCCAGGTGCTCGCCAGCGAGGTGATACCGGCCCTGCAAAGAGACGACTGA